The DNA region GCATTCGTAAAGTGGTTGACGATGTCATGAGGGATATGCAGAAAAAAGGTGAGGCCATACCCGAACCGATATCGTCCCGCCATTTCAGCGGCAAATTCATGGTGCGGGTTCCACCTCAGGTTCATCAGAAACTGGCCATCCAGGCCGCTGAGTTCGGCATCAGTTTGAATCGGCTTGCCAGTGCAAAATTAAGTCAGTGAACTACCACCGAGCAAGCTCGATGACTTCCGAGGCTCATTCGCGC from Candidatus Methylomirabilis tolerans includes:
- a CDS encoding toxin-antitoxin system HicB family antitoxin yields the protein MKKDKFTYRVTWSDDDNEYVGLCVEFPSLSWLATTPESALKGIRKVVDDVMRDMQKKGEAIPEPISSRHFSGKFMVRVPPQVHQKLAIQAAEFGISLNRLASAKLSQ